GGCGGCAAACAATCAGCTGGACGCTTACACGGTGGAAAATGCTGGTCTTTGTGCTGAAATTACACTCGATTCTAAAATTGTTTGTGTTGAATTCATCAGCGATAATGTTATCGTCATTGGACAGGAAAACGGTACACTGAAAATTTGGGACATAGAGCAAGTGACTGAACTTCTGTCAACTGTTGGTCACGACACACGTGTCAAGTGTCTTGGCCATAGAGGGAAATATATTGTCTCAGCTTCGAGTTCTGGAGAAGTAAAACTTTGGAAATACGTAAAGCAAAAGTTGAAGTTTTTAACAAAGGCAACGTGTGATGCGAGAATAACTTGTATGACACTAAcacatttataataattactttatttgataataatttttcatcgtAAATGTacgatattatttatataatacaaatttttatctaaaaatttctatctacattatttattaatcataaaatatttacagtttaaataattttacgttTATGTACAATTGGTCCTTatgatcaataatttatagagCAAAATTACCACAGTATGCACTTGTGTGGAGGATTCATTGGGCTTCCTAGAGGACATTTCCATGCTTTTGAAAAGTCTAAATTATTCGACAGAGTTCCAATCACACGAAAATGATTGGGCGCATGTGCCCCCTCAATAAGCTTAGACTTCAAAGCGCCGTTCGTATAATTTCCGCACCAAACTTGAGCGAATCCAAGAAAGAATAACTGATCTTGCGTGTACTCAGCAAGTCCTGGCAGAGCTTGCGGGCTTGAATTTCTGGCTTTCAATCTCTGGTAAGCTCGATAGGCTTCGCGAATCCCTCCATTGTCAGCAATGTTCTCACTCTGAGTGTTTATCCCATTGAccttagaaaataaataaacaataaaattatttatactctTGACATCTTAAATCAAGGCTTTTATCAAATGACAGTAGTGTCTTGTTACCGTAAAATTATTACTGAGCTCCGGTAAATGATAGTTACTATATTGTTTAATGATACACTCAACTTTCTCGTGGTAATGTTGTAATGTCTCATCACTCCACCATTGACGTAGATTGCCGTTCTCGTCGTATCTGCGGCCTGGTGTATTAACGCAAAGTATATTATTAGCATTTACGATAATTTACTCACTAAAATAGTCAGtagtatatacatatgtatatatattttaatattattattagagtAAAACCTTGATCGTCGAACCCGTGCGTTAGTTCGTGACCCATTATCGCCCCCATCGCTCCGTAATTGATAGATctggtaaaaaagaaaaaaaacatatatttatgtgtaaataacattgaaatattgttatataaatatttattactctaATCCGTTTCCGTAAAAAGGTGGATGCAGGATACCCGCTGGGAAcgctataaaaatattatttttagttagtaaaatatttattattatgaattagGGTCAGAACTTTTgccttaatttaaaaataataattaatggtgtaaaatttttgatattgcggcgaaaatattggtcttataaaaaaatttttccaacaaaagttgtaggaaatttaattttaccaaaaaaatgtctcttataatattttcttaggactaaaaaCAAACccgtaatttgaaaattaagattttcataattaacgaaaatttgaattattcattatgaattttaagtttgtaattacggtgaaaatattgatcgtataagaaaaccataagagacattttttttataaaattaaatttcctacaacttttgtttcaatacatttttcataagaccaatattttcgccataatatccaaaattttacaccattcattttgaaattaagGCAAAAGCTTCTCCTAGTTATGACTAAAAAATagatatgtttaaaaaacaataaatacttACTGACGGAATTTAAAATAGCGCTATAAAATGCATTAACAGTTGTCCCAGTAGATATCCAACGGTCTTTATCaggtttttctcttaaactaTTGAGCGTTTTATTGGTTCCCACGTCCGTGAGTTTTAAGAACGTGTCAAATAATTGTCCTTCAATAACTTCAgcctgaaaaaaatgaaatgtgCTGTTAATTAAACAtgatatttactttattttacgTAAGCTGACTCAATTACCCCATCGTAAAATTCATCTAATTTCTTCGGGTCCATTATCCACTCGGGAAATCCTACGAAAGGTCTCattgcatttaattttttatgagctctTTGTCGCGTTCCAATATCCATCCACTCTAATTCTGTGACCATTTCGTCAAACGCCGCTCGGATGTCTAATAACATCTCTAATGcctggtaaaaaatttgtaaattttttaaactcatttcataattgattatttatttatttaagtgaaTAGGAAACCTTTTCTTTAGCCTGTTCATTGAAATGTCTTTGAACATATAAATAAGTGAGAGCCATTCCAAAATTAGAATTAACGTTTCCCGTACATCCTTTCCATCTAGACGTTTTTTCTTTCAATCCGAATACTTTTTGTGAAAATTGAAATCCGAGATCACGAAATTTTTGTAATGTCAGTGGAGCGACTGTTGAGTAAACGGTCCACCAAACAAAACGAGCtggattatttgaaaaaaagaaaaagaaattaactCGGTCGGAAAcataacaataacaaaattaatattaatattaaatatacgcAGCGAAAATTAATGTTAGATAGCTTTCGATGACCCATGTGACCTCTTGATTGTagcacaatatttttaaaacttactaATGATAGTGATAGACAAATAAAGAGAAATTTAGTCTTGTGTTCTATTATTTCTCTTTAtctttgttattttatatgaatttatgatacataaataaaatttccattgatATTAACCAATAGTCGAAGGAGGTGTGTCTGCTAAAAGCTGCGGGAGCTGCTGCAAGTAGAGAAGATCCATTACGATAACACGATCCTCCTTGGGGTCAATAACAACATCTGTGTTCTCAAAAACTGCGTCAACATATCTCGTCCAGTTCCacttgaatagaaaaaaatataaattacgcaATGAAACTCTTAAGtatatggagaaaaaaatataattattttttttatgaccatAAAGGGGAATTTTCTATGCTGTCATAGTGAAAATTCTTAACACAGGAATAATTCACGTGTAAAAATGggaaaaatacatatattttataggtaattcttctatattatttagaaattttcccTATTTTGGCATAGGAATTTTCCCTATTTTGacatagaaatttttcctatACTGCCGTGCTTAGGAAAAGGGCAGCAAGTTTACTTATTGCCTTTCTATCTTACCAATGTTAATTCAACATTAGTTAGATAGAAAAGCAGTAAACGAAGTTACTGTCCTTTTCCTAAAGACAGCAGTTCAATGTCATagtaaaaatttccataataACAGAGGCATTTTCCCTATTTTTACATGGAAATTATTCTCATAGTGACATACTAAAAATTCCTATAATAACATAAGAGATTTTCCTATGTTACATGATTATTTTCACAAAGTCAGCATAAGAACAATCATTATGTCAGCACTGAAATAATTCCTATGTGAACAAAAGGAATTTTCCTATGGAACATAGGAATATTTacgattctgaagttagcagacaattaaaaatttttggattttttttcgaataattaaacttgaagaaagagaaaaactaaaagtatgcacatgtagaaaatttaaaagactacaagtgcaatttttttaaatattttttttttcataatttatcatttttaaaaaaatcaaaaaattattagacgtcggctaatttcagtaccATGAATATTTCCTATTATAACGTAGTGAAAATATCCTATGTCaacatcgaaaaaatacctaTGCAAACATAGGAAAAATATCCAGTTTTTCCGTGTATGCAGCCCGgttatttagataaaatttaaaattacataaaacaCTAAGTAATTAATAGAGCAGAGGTCCGTTTTTGGCCAGTTTTAGacacgaaaaatttaaataagaaaattacaaaatacgtattgacataatttattttttaaatgtgttcGAAGAAATTT
The Microplitis mediator isolate UGA2020A chromosome 6, iyMicMedi2.1, whole genome shotgun sequence genome window above contains:
- the LOC130669719 gene encoding neprilysin-4-like, with amino-acid sequence MRYKVNDPENNERSPEEVKQSDVPWYTWDEKKTRKETRLVIVVGLLAVAVIALVATLTLQMAVFRKEEYKEMCQSDECIKTAARIIESINKTIDPCDDFYKFACGGWISRNPIPQSQTSWDQLSLLREDLLENLRVLLEEPDQDSDLRPIKLARSLYKTCMDTAKVESLGLTPIYKVLKKLGLPKEPIFDDELIDLDLSTIAGSAQRHLGLNIFLNFYISEDVRNTSQNRMMMEQVSPGFSERYLLDPVRFNSELTEYKHYVKSMVELAGVGDKSAEFADEILNISTKIAKIMETPEERRSSNHLLHDVNIDELQQLTDLHAVKWNWTRYVDAVFENTDVVIDPKEDRVIVMDLLYLQQLPQLLADTPPSTIARFVWWTVYSTVAPLTLQKFRDLGFQFSQKVFGLKEKTSRWKGCTGNVNSNFGMALTYLYVQRHFNEQAKEKALEMLLDIRAAFDEMVTELEWMDIGTRQRAHKKLNAMRPFVGFPEWIMDPKKLDEFYDGAEVIEGQLFDTFLKLTDVGTNKTLNSLREKPDKDRWISTGTTVNAFYSAILNSVTFPAGILHPPFYGNGLESINYGAMGAIMGHELTHGFDDQGRRYDENGNLRQWWSDETLQHYHEKVECIIKQYSNYHLPELSNNFTVNGINTQSENIADNGGIREAYRAYQRLKARNSSPQALPGLAEYTQDQLFFLGFAQVWCGNYTNGALKSKLIEGAHAPNHFRVIGTLSNNLDFSKAWKCPLGSPMNPPHKCILW